The Terriglobales bacterium genome includes the window ATCAATGATTTTCTGATATTTGACGTAGTAGTACGCGAAGACGCCAAACAGAACGGTGCACACGACGATAAATGCCGCTACCGACGCCTTGACTATCGGGTGCGAAAGACGAGCGTGAATGCCTGTCCCGCGGGGGATTTTTAGCTTGATGGCCAATGTAAAGAAAACTTCTACCTACATAGATTAGACGAAAGCTGGCCGATGATGGCTATGGAGAACCGGCTATGTTCCATTAGACGCAAAACAAAGCTACTTAGCTGCCCCTAGGGAATTACACGGTTAGGGATCGGATCAATCTTCGTTCCGTTCTTGGCTGCGGGATGGAAGTCCATGTCGAAAGGACGAATCATGGCATCAACATGAACCGTATAGTTCACGCCGATGATGCAGTCTCCTCCACCCTTCGCAATCGAGACAAGTTCCGGATTCACCGGTACTCCGATCTCGGCGATCTGTTTCTTCACCTCGCCGCGAATCGCGTTTTCGTCCAGCGGAGAGTACTCGTTGTTACGCGAGATGCTCTGCAGCTCCTCCTGGAACTGATATGCCTGAATATATGGCGGCATCATCTTCCATAGCAGGTAGACGACCGCGACTACAACAAAGACGCCGAAGAGCGATTTGAGTCTCGCCATTGCTTAGAAATCAGAGAGCCAGAGCCTGATTTATTGCGTAATTTGCCGCAATTTTTCAGTAATTTCGCTCATGCTAGCATCCACGGATTGGCGTGTCGAGCGTTGTACCAGCTCAACTTTCCCCTCGGAAACCTTCTTGCCAACATTAACTCGATATGGGATTCCCACCAGGTCAGCATCCTTGAACTTTACCCCGGCCCGGTCCTCCCGATCGTCAAGCAACACGTCAAATCCTGCAGCGGCGAGCTTGGCAGAAACCTCTTCCCCCGCGCCGCGAATGATTGAATCACTGACATTGGTCGGCGTCACCACCACGTCGAAAGGAGCAATCCTGCGGGGAAGCCAGAATCCATCGTTGTCATTGCTCTGCTCGATCGCCGAGGTAAGAATCCGTTCTATGCCAATGCCGTAACTGCCCATGATCGGCGCAACCTCCTTCCCAGCCTGATCGAGCACTCGCGCACCCATCGACTCGGAATACTTGTAGCCAAGCTTGAAGATATGTCCAATCTCGACGGCTTTTGCCACTACGATCGGCGTTCCGCAGTTCGGACAGGCTTCGCCGGGCTCCACGTTTCGCACGTCTGCGTATTGTTTTACCGCGAAATCACGACCGGGAGTTACGTTACGCAGGTGATAGTCCTCTTTGTTAGCTCCTGCAACGAGGTTGGTGCGGCCCTCGAGGGCCTTATCAACGACCAATTCCAAGCCATTGACGCCGATAGGACCTAGGTATCCCGCAGGCGATTTGAAGGCGCTCTCGATCTCTTCCGCATGCATTGGGCGCACTTCGCGCGCTCCAAGCACGGCGAGAAGTTTGGCTTCGTTCAGCATGTGGTCACCGCGCACGAATACCGCGACCGGACGATCCGCCTTCTTGCCGTCCTTATCGTCCCATGTACCAACCAGAGCCAGCGTTTTAATCTTCTGTTTGGGAGACACGCCTAAATACCTGGCGACCTCTTCGATGGTCTTCATTCCGGGCGTGTGGACCAATTCGGGAGAGCCGTTGCCCGAGGCCTTCAGATCTTCCACGGGATCGAGCTTCGACGTAGCTTTCTCCAGGTTCGCTGCATAACCACACTTCGGACAGCTCGCGACCATGTCTTCGCCGGCATCGGTGTAGACCATGAATTCGTGCGACTGTGATCCACCCATTGCCCCAGAATGCGCCTCTACGACCACGAATTTCAGCCCGCAGCGGGTGAAGATCGCGCTGTACGTGTCGTAGTGTTTCCGATAGGACAGATCGAGCCCACTCGCGTCGATGTCGAAGGAGTAGGCATCCTTCATGATGAACTGACGCACGCGCAACAATCCCGATTTAGGACGAGGCTCGTCGCGAAACTTCGTCTGAATCTGGTACCAGATTTGAGGAAGTTGCTTGTAGCTGCGCAGTTCCTTGCGGGCGATTTCGGTCATGACCTCTTCGTGCGTCATGCCCAGGCAAAGATCGCGTCCACCGCGGTCTTTCAGGCGGAACATGTTGTCGCCCATTACTGACCAGCGTCCGCTCGATTCCCACAACTCGCGCGGATGCAGCGCCGGCAGAAGGAATTCCTGTCCGATTTTGTCCATCTCATCGCGAACGATGGAGATGATCTTGTTGACCGAGCGCTGTCCCAGAAAAAGATAGGAATAAATACCGGAGGCGAGCTGGCGAATGTATCCAGCGCGAACGAGAAATTTGTGGCTGGCGACCTCGGCCTCGGCAGGCGCTTCGCGCAGCGTGGGAATAAACAGTTGAGACCAGCGATGCATGTGGCTCCGTGAGCTGTAAGGTAAAAGATTTATTGTAGCGAAGGAATACGATTCAACGTGGTTCCGGCCGCCCTCGACCGGGTGTTTGCAGAACCGGCGTCGGTAGCGGCTGCGTGCGTTCCTAGTCGGCTATTTCGCGAGCTTGCCCAAAATCTGCTTGGCCAATTTCAGCGCTTCCCCGAAGTGCTTCTGGTATTCGGTGAACTGCCTATTCAACTCTAGCGACTGATCGGGCGCGAGCCCGGCGTGGAAGAGCATGTCACGGACTTTGACGGGATTGGGAAGTAGGGTTTCGTCGTTCAAGTCTTCCAGTGCCTGGCGCGGATCGGGGGCAGACATGGTTCTTTCCTTTTCTTGTGCTTGCGAATTGTGCGCATTCACCCACCCGCTACTGCGGGCGGTACTGACCTAAATCGACTCTGTTCCCCAAAGATCGTGCAGATGCAGGACGCCCAACAGACGCGAATCCTCTGCGGTGATAACTAAGGAGGTAATCTTGCGTTCTTCCATCAGATTCAAGGCAGTCATCGCGAAAGTGGATGCAGGCACGGTAACCGGGGTACGCGTCATGCATTCGCCCGCCTTCAGGTCCATCGCATCCTTACCACGGTGCTCCAGCAATCGTCGCAAATCGCCATCACTGATCACACCTAGCAACTTCCCATTTTGGGCGACTGTGGTCATGCCCAGCTTCTTGCGTGACATTTCGTAGATTACCTCATGCATGGAGGTGTCAGGAGCAACGCGCGGGAGGGCGTCGCCGGCGTGCATCAGCTCGGAGACGCGCATCAGTTGCTTGCCCAGCTTCCCACCCGGATGCAATTCGGCGAAGTCTTCTTCTTTGAATCCGCGCTTTTCCGCCAGTGCGACGGCGACAGCGTCCCCCAGAGCAAGCATCGTCGTCGTGCTGGCCGTAGGAGCGAGTCCAAGATTGCATCCTTCGCGGGGGACGGAACAATCGAGTACTACATCCGAAGCCTGTGCCAGCGTTGACTGCAAATCGCAGGTGAAGCAGATGAGGGCGTCGCCGATCCGTTTGATCTTGGCGAGCAATTTAAGCAACTCTTCGGTCTCGCCGCTGGAAGAGAGCGCGATAACTACGTCTCCGGTGGCGACCATCCCAAGATCTCCGTGTAGAGCCTCCGCCGGGTGCATGAAGAGCGATGGAGTGCCGGTGGAGCTGAGTGTCGCCGCGATTTTTTGCGCGATGATTCCACTCTTACCCATTCCAGTGACTACAACGCGAGCTGTGCATCGATGCAGCAGATCCACTGCCCGCTCAAAGCTCTCCTTCATAGGACCAGCGAGGCGCTCGGCCAGGGCCACGAGCGCTTCCGCTTCAATGCGGACTACGTTTTCCCCAGTAGAGGACATGGATGGTGAGATGGTAACAAAGCTATAGGGATTCCTTCGCTGCGCTCGGAATGACAAGAACGTAAGGTGGCGTTACTCCCACTCAATCGTTCCCGGCGGCTTTGAAGTAATGTCGTACACCACACGGTTAATTCCACGAACTTCGTTCACGATGCGGCTCGAGATCGTGCGCAGCACTTCGTAGGGCAGCGGGACCCAATCAGCAGTCATGCCATCCTCAGAATGAACAGCGCGGATCGCGCACGTGTACGCGTAGGTGCGATAGTCGCCCATCACTCCCACCGACATCACCGGGAGCAGCACGGCAAACGATTGCCAGATCTGATTGTAGAGTCCGGCCGACTTGATTTCAGACACCACGATGTCGTCTGCATCCTGAAGCAGCTTCACACGCTCAGGAGTGACTTCCCCGAGAATGCGCACGGCGAGTCCCGGACCGGGAAACGGCTGACGCTGAAGGATCTCCTCCGGCATACGCAGATCGCGTCCGATGCGGCGCACTTCGTCTTTGAAAAGATCTTTGAGAGGCTCGATCAGCTTCAGATTCATCTTCTCCGGCAGTCCGCCGACGTTGTGATGAGTCTTGATCGTTTGCGACGGACCGCGAACCGAGCGGGACTCGATTACATCGGGGTACAACGTTCCTTGCACCAGGAACTCCGCTTTTTTCGCACCGCGGCCGTTCGAAGCCTTCTCCTGCTGATGTCTTCGAATCAACTTTTCGGCCTCATCGTCGAAGACCGCGATGAATTCGTTGCCGATGATCTTGCGCTTCTTCTCGGGATCGGTAACTCCGGCGAGCTTCGACAAGAACCGATCACTGGCATCGACCGCCACGAGATTCATGCCCAATCTGTCGCGAAGGTTGGCTTGAACCTTCTGAAACTCATCTTTGCGCAGTACGCCGTTGTTAACGAAGACGCACGTGAGTCGATCGCCAATGGCGCGGTGCACCAGGACTGCAGCAACGGAGGAATCGACGCCGCCTGACAGCGCGCAGATTGCGTGTCCATCGCCTACGGTCTCCTTGATAGAAGCCACGGTTTCATCGATAAATCGTTGTGGGGTCCAGTTGGGCTCGGCATGGCAAATGTCGAAGACGAAATTGCGCAGCAGATCGGTACCGAGTTTGGTGTGATGGACTTCAGGATGGAACTGTACCGCCCACGTCTTCCGTTGCGGATTCTCGATTGCTGCTAGTGCGCTGGAACTTTTCGCTACGACTCGGAAGCCCGATGGCAGTTCGCGCGCTTCATCTCCGTGCGACATCCATACCGAAAGCGATGCCGGCAAATTGCGAAAGAGCGAAGACTCAGGTTCGAGGACCTCGACCTGCGCATGTCCATACTCGCGCTTCGGGCCGGGAACAACCTTTCCCCCGAGCTTATGAGTGATGAAATGGAGTCCGTAACAAATGCCCAAAACGGGAAGGCCGAGCGAGAGCACGCGCTCGTCCGCCGGCGGAGCATCATCGTCATAAACCGAGCATGGCCCGCCCGAAAGAATGATTCCCGCAGGGCGATAGCTTTGGATTTCATCAAGCGTGGCCGTGCAAGGAAGAACGACAGAGAAGACGCGCTGTTCGCGAATTCTGCGCGCGATAAGCTGCGTGTACTGCGAGCCAAAGTCGAGAATGACAATGGACTGGGGTTCCATGATTGAGTGTCGCAGAACCTGGACTTCTATTCAACCTACGCGGGAGAGGCGAACACGAAGGGCGCGAGGATAAAGAAAAGGTCACGAAGAAAATTGAGAGCACTGCTGCATTCCTACCGCAGTCTTTGTGACCTTATTGTGTTGCCTTCCTGCCCTTCGTGTTCGCCTTTCTGGTTCAATCGTAACGTAACGCCTGAACGGGATCGAGGCGAGCCGCGCGCGCTGCAGGATACAGCCCGGCAACTAAACTCACCACCAGCGAAAATCCAATTGCACCCAAGACCAGCCACAGCGGCACTAACCACACATCGTCTGGAGTGAACTGTTGCTGGCGCTGCATATAGACGCGAGTGCCAAAGTTAATAACGCGGCCGATGATCCATCCAAGCAATACCCCGAGCGTTCCCCCGAAAATGCCCATAGCGCCAGCTTCTGCGAAGAAGAGCTTCTGCACATCGCCGTCGCTGGCTCCAATTGCCTTCATGATGCCAATCTCGCGGCGGCGCTCGAGGATCGACATCACCAGCGTGTTGATGATCCCCAGCGACGCGACGGCTAGTGCGAGGCTGCCGAAGATACCGAGGAACATGTCAAGGATGGCAAAGAACTTCCGCAGGCTGCGGGTAGCATCGAGCAGCGAAAACGTGTTGTAGCCGAGCTGCTTAATCTTGTCTTCCACTGGTTCCACTTGGGCAGACCGGCCCACTCGCACGATCAGCGCCTGATAACTGTTCGAGACGGGATCGCGATCGCCCGCCAGGCGAACCTGCGTCATCTGCATCGGCTCAAGTTGCTGCGCGAAGGAGACGGGAACATAAGCCCCGGCGCTGCCCGCGCCACGTATTCCGGCATCGGCCTTCGACTCAACCAGTCCAACGACCTTCAGCTTCCGTTCCACTGGCGTCACCGCATAGACACTCAATTCGCTGGCGGGGCCGAATTCAGAAGCGCCGGAGGACGCGGCCTCATTGTCTTTGAGCAAGTGCCGAGAGGCATAACGAAGCACAATGTCTTTGCCGATCAAGTCTTCCGGCTTGTCGCTCAGACTTTTGGCCTCGTCGGCTTGCAGAATTACTTCGGCAGCGTCTGGAGCAGAGAAGTATTTGCCCTTCATGTTGTCGAAAGTCTCGAGTTGCCGGGCCGACATCGGGAGCCCGCTGACCAACTGGTACTCGCGCGTTCTGCCGCGCTCACCGGATTCGTTAGATTCTGGCGAAGCTGATTTCGTTGTGGGCGGCTCCTGCGCCGGAGGATCTTGAACGGTGCTGGCAGAGTCCAGTCTTACTTCCGCAGGAAAGCGAATGTCCGGATAGACCTCGGAGACCTCGGAAAAACTCGCCATCTTCTGGCGTGCTGGCTCATCCAGCGCAGGGGGCGGCCCCTTCCTTCTTTCCATGCGGCCGTTCGGTCCCTGCACACGTCTGCCGGAAGTCACGTAGATACTGTCGAACAATCCTGACTTTGCGAGCCGCGAGGCGGCGAGACGTTGCAGTCCTATGCCCAGCGAAAGCATCGCTACTAGTGATGCCACTCCGACGGAGATGCCAACCGTCGTGAGCGAATTGCGAAGCACCGACTCGCGCAGATTGCGCGTGGCGAGCTCGACCAGGTCGCCGGTCTTCATGCGGGCACCTCGGAGGGATCCTCGACGAGTTTCCCGTCGCGCAGAAAGATGAAGCGCGAAGCGTATCGCTCTGCCAGAGAACGCTCATGCGTGACCATCAACACGGTCGTGCCCTCGCCATGGATGGTGTGAATCAAATCCATGATTTCGCTTCCCGTGCGGCTATCGAGGTTGCCGGTGGGTTCATCTGCGAGCAACAACTGTGGAGAATTCACCAGCGCTCGCGCTAAGGAAGCTCGCTGCTGCTCGCCTCCAGAAAGTTCTGAGGGACGATGGTCCAGGCGGTGGCCAAGTCCCACACGCTCGAGAGCAGTCCGCGCGCGACTCAGGCGTTGCTCGCGGGGCACTTCAGCAAAGCGCATGGGGAGTTCCACATTCTCCAGCACAGTCATCGCGGCGACGAGATTGAATGCTTGGAAGACCATGCCAACCGTGCTGCGGCGATAGCGAGCGAGTTCCTCTCGAGACATCCGAGCAAGATCGCGCCCGGCAACTGCAACTGAACCTGTTGTTGGAGTGTCGAGTCCGGCGATGAGGTTCAGCAAGGAAGACTTGCCTGATCCGGAAGTACCCAGCAATGCGACGAACTCCCCTGCCGCGATCGAGAAGCTCACGTCGTTTACTGCGCGAATCTCTGATTCGCCCATGCGGTAGTTGCGGGAGAGCTTCTGCGCCTGGATGTCGGCGCCTGTCTTATTTTCTGTCGGCATCAAGATTTATGACTGCTGGCGAACCTTGTTATTACGCCCGCGCGAGCGCAGAAGTTGCAAGCGGCAGTTATGGTGCAGCCACAGAGAATCATGGTGAGAGCTCTCGTTTAGTAACCCGATTCTGCCTGTTGACTTTGCAATTAGCAGCGAATTATTCTGTGCTTACACGGGAAAGGAGGGCGATCCAACATATATGAAAAGTTCTGATGGTAGTAGTAATAAACGTGAGGTGGCTGAGGCTTAGGGCGTTCAGCTCTAAAGACCTGGCGAACTCCGCTACACATTGGAGGTTTGCAGAGGCCATTCGCATAGAGTGACCGCCTCAAGCCAATCCCAACAGCTTACCGGCGACCCGCTGCGGTGAATAACCCGCGCGGGTCGTGTCGTTTTGGGACGAATCTTTTTCCTGCTTCCGTACACTGCAAAATCGATTTTTCCTAGCGTTTGCAACCACATCCGTAGTTATCGAAGTAACCGGTATTCTGGCCGTCACGGGCTCGTAATTAGCCGGATTCAAGAGCGATCGAAATCGTCCGGATAAACTAAACCCTTTTAGCTGAATCACTTACGGCATCTACGATTGGCCATAGCGGATTTTACCCTCTCTCCCACTAAAGTCGACGTTACCTGAGCGTACCCTCGCGTTACGTTGACCCCTTCATAGGGCCGTCATAATCTCGCCACATCACACCCGAAGTACATAGTCCTTTCGGCACCTTCTCGGTACCAGAATGGGAATGTTGGCGGGTTGGATAGTCCGGCAGGGCGACTGGAAAGAAGATTTCCTACGCTGACTCCCCACTGTGGATTTCGGCCCTTGAAATTTGCACTTGTTTTTCCCCTAAATCCACGCGACGAAGTCGAGTGGCAACAGGGACTTCAAGAGGAGAAAGAAAATCATGAAACGCATGACACTGGCGATCTTCGCAGCCCTGTTGATGGCATCGACATCCTTCGCTGCGACACAGGCCGCAAATACCAACACCGTTGCACCGACACTTCAAATTTCGGCGACGATACAAAAAGCGGTATCACTGACGCTCGCGACCGGCACGACCGGTGGCGTGACTCACTGCGCCGTTGTTGCCACTGGCGCCGCACCGGACTACACAATGAACTTCGGCACAGTGGACGCCCTCGGCATCAATGGCGGCAACTGCAGTAAGTTCAATCCTGCGACTCCAGGCGTTACCGACGCGATCTACTGGACCGACTATCAAGTGACGCCAGTATTCACGTCGCACACCGCTGTCTCGGGCACGACCGTCACGGCGCAAGTGACCACGGATTTCGCTGCTCCACACAACATCTTTGTGGTCCGCGACACTGCTAACTCGAACACTGTGCCAGCCGGAGTAGGCAGCTTTTCGGCAATGGGCACAAGCTCAGCAGACACGATTGGTGCAGCCGGTGTCGCCAGCGGAACTGCGTTGACCCGCTTCATCGGTGTGGGCGTAAAGCCCGATAACGGTGCGACCGTGTTACAGGGCGCGCAGACCGCAACCGTGACGTTCACCTTAACTGTTCAGTAAGGCATGGGGTTCCCGGTTCCCCAAAAACCGGAACCACTAAAATGCCAGCAACGTTTCATGATCACGAGAACGCCACGCACGCACCTGCCAGAGAGATCGGTAGGGAGCGGCGTGGCTTTTCTTTTAGCTGGCTTCTTGCCGTAATTCTCACTTTCGCGCTCACGCCTTCCATGTGGGCGGCTGCCAAACTTAAGCTCGCATCTTCCGGTACCGGTTTTACGGTTGCGGGCGCATCCCCAACATATACAGCCTCATTTGGGACCATGAACGCGCTCGCGTTTGGCACACCGGCTACAAACGTGACTGCAACAGCTTTGTCGAACGGTGCGCTCTATTTCACGACATTGAACGTTAGTGTTCAGGCCATAGGCGGCGGGAACACTGGGGTTGTCAAGGCGTACGTCAGCACTAATTTCCTCGGCAACGCCTCCTCCGCAATGATTGTGTATGGGTGTGCGGCTCCGTCGGCTTGCACAAGCGCCGGTCAATTTTCCGCATTGGGAACTTCACAAGCCGGCGCAACAACTCTGGCATCGGGACTGAACAGCGGTTCTCCTTCTGCCAATGCAGGCCTGGCGATCTTCCTCCCAGATAACAACGGCGCGACGGCATTCACTGGGTTGTCGGCGTTGGGTTGCACGGTAACTTTCGATCTTTATCTCAACGGAAGTACTACCTCAACCGATACGGTTACGCTGGCCCTCCTAAACGAGACCGTGCAGAGCGCTGTACAGCTCACGGTGGGCAGCGCCGCTGGTGGTCTAGCGATTGGCAATTCTGGCGGCCCATTAGTCGACCCGTTCTCCATGAGTTTTGGGAACGTAAACGCTCTTGGTATCGGGCCGGGCGCCGGGCTGACTACAGTGGCCCAGGCGGGTGGGATCATCTACAAAACACCCTACAACGTCTTGCCGGTTTTTACCGATATGAGTCAGACGAGCGCGAGCGTGAAAGCATGCGTGAGTACTACGTTCACGCACTCCCTGGTCCTTTCGTTAAACGATTCCGCGACCGGCTCCGCGGGTTCCTTTTCCAATATCTCTACAAATTGCGGTGCGGCCACATCGCTGACTACCACGGCTGGGAATCGCTCGACGGTTGCAAGATACCTGGGCCTTTTTGTCTCGAACGTGAACGGTGCCACGGCCTTCACTGGACTCGATAACGCAACCCTTACTTATACCCTGACGGTGCCATAGTAATGAGAACCTCTCCCAAAGTTGCACTCTGCGCCCTCCTCACATTCGCCACAACAATTGTTTCCGCGCAGTCGATCGGATTGGCCCCCGCTCAGATCATCAGCGACTTCAAACCTGGAGTGGCCTTCGAACAAGAATTGAGTGTCGCGAACAACGGTGGTGAAGCCGTCGAGTTGCACGTCCAGATCACAGATTTCTGGTACAACGACAAGAACGAAAAGGTCTTCGGCGCACCCGGAACTTCGCCGCGTTCAGCGGCGAATTGGATTCAGTTCGTTCCCGAGAAGTTCACGGTTCCGGCCGGCAAGTCGCAAAAGATGAAGGCGATCATTACGCCTCCTGCGGATGCTCGCGGCGGATACTACGCCGTCCTGTTTGTGGAATCGAAACCGGTACTCACCAACAAGCAGACTGAAGACGGTAAGCGCGTCTTTACCAACATGAGGCTTGGTTGCCTCGTTTTGCTCACCGCTAAGAACAGTGAAGCTTTCAACGTGAGCGTGAACGAATTGAAACTCATCCCGCCCAGCAATAATCAGGCACTCACCTTGACATTCGTAGTCGACAACGAGAGCAATACACATGTCTTTCCGCAGGCGCGATTGGCGATTTTGAATCCTGATCACAAGCTGGTGGCGAAATCAGAGAGTGAACTGAAGCGCTTTCTGCCCGGGCAGAAAGACTCGATGAAAGTTGAATGGAACGGCGACTTGAATCCCGGAGATTACACCGGGGTGCTCTCGCTTGTGTATGGCGGCACTCACGTGGAGACACGGCAGATTGCGTTTACGGTTGCAGCGAGGACAGCAAGTAGCGGCAAATGACGGTTGCAAGGAGGACGCGTAGTACCGCGACAGCAGTGTGCCTGCTGCTCGCTGGGCTATTCGTGTGT containing:
- a CDS encoding proline--tRNA ligase, which gives rise to MHRWSQLFIPTLREAPAEAEVASHKFLVRAGYIRQLASGIYSYLFLGQRSVNKIISIVRDEMDKIGQEFLLPALHPRELWESSGRWSVMGDNMFRLKDRGGRDLCLGMTHEEVMTEIARKELRSYKQLPQIWYQIQTKFRDEPRPKSGLLRVRQFIMKDAYSFDIDASGLDLSYRKHYDTYSAIFTRCGLKFVVVEAHSGAMGGSQSHEFMVYTDAGEDMVASCPKCGYAANLEKATSKLDPVEDLKASGNGSPELVHTPGMKTIEEVARYLGVSPKQKIKTLALVGTWDDKDGKKADRPVAVFVRGDHMLNEAKLLAVLGAREVRPMHAEEIESAFKSPAGYLGPIGVNGLELVVDKALEGRTNLVAGANKEDYHLRNVTPGRDFAVKQYADVRNVEPGEACPNCGTPIVVAKAVEIGHIFKLGYKYSESMGARVLDQAGKEVAPIMGSYGIGIERILTSAIEQSNDNDGFWLPRRIAPFDVVVTPTNVSDSIIRGAGEEVSAKLAAAGFDVLLDDREDRAGVKFKDADLVGIPYRVNVGKKVSEGKVELVQRSTRQSVDASMSEITEKLRQITQ
- a CDS encoding KpsF/GutQ family sugar-phosphate isomerase; the encoded protein is MSSTGENVVRIEAEALVALAERLAGPMKESFERAVDLLHRCTARVVVTGMGKSGIIAQKIAATLSSTGTPSLFMHPAEALHGDLGMVATGDVVIALSSSGETEELLKLLAKIKRIGDALICFTCDLQSTLAQASDVVLDCSVPREGCNLGLAPTASTTTMLALGDAVAVALAEKRGFKEEDFAELHPGGKLGKQLMRVSELMHAGDALPRVAPDTSMHEVIYEMSRKKLGMTTVAQNGKLLGVISDGDLRRLLEHRGKDAMDLKAGECMTRTPVTVPASTFAMTALNLMEERKITSLVITAEDSRLLGVLHLHDLWGTESI
- the guaA gene encoding glutamine-hydrolyzing GMP synthase; the encoded protein is MEPQSIVILDFGSQYTQLIARRIREQRVFSVVLPCTATLDEIQSYRPAGIILSGGPCSVYDDDAPPADERVLSLGLPVLGICYGLHFITHKLGGKVVPGPKREYGHAQVEVLEPESSLFRNLPASLSVWMSHGDEARELPSGFRVVAKSSSALAAIENPQRKTWAVQFHPEVHHTKLGTDLLRNFVFDICHAEPNWTPQRFIDETVASIKETVGDGHAICALSGGVDSSVAAVLVHRAIGDRLTCVFVNNGVLRKDEFQKVQANLRDRLGMNLVAVDASDRFLSKLAGVTDPEKKRKIIGNEFIAVFDDEAEKLIRRHQQEKASNGRGAKKAEFLVQGTLYPDVIESRSVRGPSQTIKTHHNVGGLPEKMNLKLIEPLKDLFKDEVRRIGRDLRMPEEILQRQPFPGPGLAVRILGEVTPERVKLLQDADDIVVSEIKSAGLYNQIWQSFAVLLPVMSVGVMGDYRTYAYTCAIRAVHSEDGMTADWVPLPYEVLRTISSRIVNEVRGINRVVYDITSKPPGTIEWE
- a CDS encoding FtsX-like permease family protein → MKTGDLVELATRNLRESVLRNSLTTVGISVGVASLVAMLSLGIGLQRLAASRLAKSGLFDSIYVTSGRRVQGPNGRMERRKGPPPALDEPARQKMASFSEVSEVYPDIRFPAEVRLDSASTVQDPPAQEPPTTKSASPESNESGERGRTREYQLVSGLPMSARQLETFDNMKGKYFSAPDAAEVILQADEAKSLSDKPEDLIGKDIVLRYASRHLLKDNEAASSGASEFGPASELSVYAVTPVERKLKVVGLVESKADAGIRGAGSAGAYVPVSFAQQLEPMQMTQVRLAGDRDPVSNSYQALIVRVGRSAQVEPVEDKIKQLGYNTFSLLDATRSLRKFFAILDMFLGIFGSLALAVASLGIINTLVMSILERRREIGIMKAIGASDGDVQKLFFAEAGAMGIFGGTLGVLLGWIIGRVINFGTRVYMQRQQQFTPDDVWLVPLWLVLGAIGFSLVVSLVAGLYPAARAARLDPVQALRYD
- a CDS encoding ABC transporter ATP-binding protein translates to MPTENKTGADIQAQKLSRNYRMGESEIRAVNDVSFSIAAGEFVALLGTSGSGKSSLLNLIAGLDTPTTGSVAVAGRDLARMSREELARYRRSTVGMVFQAFNLVAAMTVLENVELPMRFAEVPREQRLSRARTALERVGLGHRLDHRPSELSGGEQQRASLARALVNSPQLLLADEPTGNLDSRTGSEIMDLIHTIHGEGTTVLMVTHERSLAERYASRFIFLRDGKLVEDPSEVPA